Below is a genomic region from Trichoderma asperellum chromosome 2, complete sequence.
GGCCATAAAGTGCTATAGGCTAGGTACCTAGTATCACGCATCTTTCTGAGCAAGGTAGTATTGCGAGCAGTATTGTGATATGCACTGAACGACGAGTTCTCTGTCCAATGTCCTTCACACGTGCTCCACGTTGGACCGTTGACTAGCATCGTAACTAGGATCTTTTGCGACTTTGTTGATCAAAGTTTATTCGCCGGGAGGGCATAAGCGTGCAGGTAGCGCTCAATCAGCTTGTGATGATCATGCGAGACGACCAATCTCTTTGCCATCCGGGGGGTTTCACAAGCGAAAGGTCACGACGCTTCCTTTCCACAATTCGTTTTTCGTTCCCAGCTCCGACTGTCCCGAGACGCCGCCATCGCTTGCCATTCGGCTGTTTCGGACGCCCAACGCGCAGAGGATCTCTCATCTGAGTACCTGCATGCGCGATGCAGCTCCGATGGATGTGGGTGCCAAACCCTTGGCCTGATAAGTGGAGATGCTGGGCGGCAAAcgatagtagcagcagcacgaacTTTGTCGTGAGAATTGGGTAAGATAGGATGCATGAATACTGCTGGCAATTGGAACCAGCATGCGGTCATAAAGTCTAAGTCCATGAATGGATCAGAGACGCCAGCAGGCCGCCCGTAATTGGAACGGCAGCAGTATCAAAATGGCCATATAAGGCAATGCATCTACATTCTAGTCTGCCTGTGGCCCGGCCAGCACCGCATTTGCGACCTGTCAATAATATGCCGGTTGTCGGCGGGCTTTGCGgtggaggagaaagaaaacgagaGAGCCGCTTTGTCAATTGCTCTTAGCCGCTCGCTGCCATTTCCCCTTGGCTGTGGATAGGGCGAAAACTGTCGCTCATTACCCGTACTTGCGCGTGCCTCCTTGCGTTATCCGCGGACCAATGAGATGCAGAACGAGACCGGATGACTTATTGCCTTGCCAGATGGAGCAAATGATGCACAAAGGAGTACTTGTGACAGGCAAATGCTGGCCACAGACGGATCATTCCCCGAGCAGACGCATTTATATTCGCGGCGAGCCTCCTGCCGTGTTGGGCGGCCGATGCTGCGGTGCTGCGAAGGCTCGCATCGCGATGGCTGTGACGAATATCGCTTGCATGCATGCTGGGGAACGGGCGCATCACCAAACCTACCAGAACCATGCCATCTGGAGTCGGGGCACTAGTGGCGTGCCTGCGTGGTTCGAGCTCTGATAGCCACTAGTATCAGTATTAGCATCGGCATTAGCATCACAATCCCCTTGTGGATCTGGCGTAGAAAAAatgctgcggcggcagcggcattGCTTTGGCTGACGTTGCACTGCAGCTGCGTTGGATTGAGAGATTGGCAATATCAACACCAAGAGCGCGCGGAGGGGAGCAGGATTAATGAAGGACCGCCGACTGTGCCTTTGTTGAGCCGTGTCGCGAGCACAGAATGCTGGCGCTAGGCCGCTTTTTGCGCCACGACATCCATATTCATTACCGGGCGCCACCAGCAGTAGTGCGTGCAGCAACACCCCAAGTAAAAGGTACCTGGCAGCTGGAGCTCAATCTCAAGAGCTCATGTGCTGCTGATCGCCTTCACTGCAAGGGCGACAGAGCGAAAAGGGCTGAGTCAAGGTTTCACGCCCAGCCCATGTCGGCAAATCAGGGGAACGCCCACCCTCCCACACACGGCGGAAGAAGCCTCCAGTGCCGCTGTCTTGCCGGGTCTCAGCGCTGGGAAGGGGCCGGTGGAGCTGACCTGAAGCCATCAGAGAGCTGTCTGCCATCTCAAACTGCCCGTTGAtgcgcaagaagaaaaagaaaagtctaGTCGGCCCCTGTTGCCCACCATGTCCAGCGGCCTGAGCCCGGACCCCCTGCAGTGGCTGCATGCTACGGCCTGTTAGCGGCTCTTGTGCCTGTGCTGCAGTGCTATTAGGCCCAGGCAGCGGCTAGTGGCTCAGGTACGACCGCCATCACTGCTGCGCTATCCCCATGTTCAGCTGCCGCCGAGCTGCACTACCTCGTTCTCCgtatttttttctgcccaTCCATGCTATCCACGCCCCTTCTTCGCATCGCCGTCCAGAATCCCAATTTCTGCCCTTGCCGTGCTTCTCTCtccactcttttttttctcttctcctcttcatccgctGCCTACGGCGTTGCCTCAAGACCAGCTCTCTGCCCGCTCTCGTTTCTTGCTTCGTTTCCCCTAGCAGGCGAGATCTCTGTTTCCGCGGCGCTTCATCCCTCACGCTCCTTTCCATCTCCGTGCCTGCAATCGATCAACGCATTTTGCCGACTTCTGCCGTTTCGAAGCATGCTTTCTTTCGCCATTTCGTTGTGATACCCGACGCTCCTTAACCCAATTTCTGGACTCACGAGCTCTGCAAACCTCCTCCCCTTTTATGGGCAAGGCTGAGTTGTCGCTATCCATTGATAGGCATCGCGCGATTACGATTCAATACCTCTACGCCTTCTGTTGCAAGCCTATTTCACTGGTACTCATCGAGTGTCACGCATTAAGCAACCTGATAACCCAGCATCGATAGTCACCATTCATTGATCAACTGTATTTCACTCTTCCGGAACGAAGCCCTGCTTTTGAGATATACATACACGCTCGTTTTCTCTGCTCTGAAGGATAGGATATTCTTTGAGAGAGTTTCGCAAGACTAGCCTCGTGCTAATCCTTCATTATCTGGTACGTCAAACCTACACTTTACTAGGAAACTTGGACCTTGGACCTCTCAAAAGAATTCAAACTCCGATGTATTATCtcgagagggagaagaaagaggaggggagaagcGAATAGGAGGGGGAGAACCCCCCCTTCGTTCGTATCAAAGGCAATGCCGTAACTATAATTGTTCGGTTGGTATTGTTTGTCTATTTTGGCCTATCCCTGAGCTTCGGCATTGCTATCTTCGTTtgcacacacatatatatgatACATCTTGGCGCTGGCTATACGTTTGATACTGACATTGCCGTAGTCTGGTTTCGCAAACGGTATCTCGCTAGAGATATTGGGCGAATGAATGACACGATACCCGGCATTCTCGGCTTAACAATCTCGATTCGATACTTTATTGTCCGTGTCCGCGCTCCTTACGCAGCCTAAGCAAGATGAATGTCTTCcgaaacaagaagaaggggaaggaTGAGGCGGAAAGCGTCCGTCCGTCCATGGAATCAGAGTCCGCGGGCCCATTTCGAATGTTtagcaagaagaaaggcCAGGTCGAAGAGAATAAACTTGAACTCGACCTGAGCACCGCCTTGCCTTCTACTAATGACTTCAGAACCAGCTTGCTCATGACAGGCCTGTCAGCCCGCTTTTCTATGCTTCGAGAGCAAGATGACCCCACAACCAAAGTAGGCAAAGCAAGTGATGACAGCGTTCTTTTTCCCAAGGGAATGTCAAAGATGACAGATTTCGGTCTTGGAGGCCTTCAAGATATAGCCGAGGTGGAATCGATAAGGACGCCTTCTATCTCTCGCCTGGATGGCTTTAGTCTGGATGATACTGGCTCCATAAACGGAAGTGTTATGAACCGGGCGAAGCCTGTTGATGGAAATAACTTATTTGGTGGTCGGCAGAAAGTCTACAGGCTCCCGGCGAATAGTTCTGGTGCCGGAAAGGACGGTAACATGTCCTCCAGGACGATTTACGATGACGATGTTGGAATGTCGGCTTTCCAGAAATGGCGGTTGGCGGAAAAGGAAAGACAGGCTGCCGAAGGTGGCGAGCCTGATAGCACGGCTGATTTCGAGCCTCAGTCAGAACTTCAGCTGGAATCGCTGCAGGATATCCAGCAGGAATCTGAGCAGGAATCTCAGCTAGAATCTCAGTCAGAGATTCAATCCGATGCCAGTCGCCGACGGGAGACGAGCTCAACAATTTCATCAGTCGCAGCTCGTCTCTCTGCCGCGACATCGGTCACATCTCAGGGAGCCTCATCTGTCAAAGATTCCCAGCTCACGCCATCaaattccttttcttctgccGAACGAAGTGTCTTAAGGACAAGACGTCTGTATGAGCAGGGGTTAAACCGTGAGCTTCACGAGCAGCAGTCGTCGGCCATGTCTAGGATGGATAATTTGTCAAAGGGACGACCATTTGGACCTGTAACTCCAGATGTGGCTTCTCCCCTCGCTGGTGCATTTGGCGATCGTATTCTGGAGCGTCGACCGAATCTATTGGCCAAGGCTAGTGCCCCGAACCTGCGGTCTTTCAGCCCCTCATTCACCGGCTCTGCATCACCTTCTCCCGCTGAGCCCAGCTCCAGATTCCCAAGTGCAGCTTCTCCCAAGCCAAACTTTGGAGTACCACCCATTAGCCCTCCCATTAGTGAAACCGAAGACCACCCACTGCTTTCGATCCAACCTAACGACAGAGGCAAGGCCACGGCGATGGGCGTTTTCGATAGACCCGCTGAGAGATATGACGAATCCACTTATGCTCAAcgacagctgcagctacaACAAGGACGAGAAACGCCGGTAAAGGACCACCGCTCTATGGAATCCAGCGTCTCCGCTGCATCGGATGACAAACCGCAAGCTTCTTCAGTGCCAAAACAATCACTGGAGAATACTGAATCTGCTGGAGCCAAGAATGTTTCCGAAGAACCTCCGTCCTTCTTTGACGATAGCGACGATTCGTCCGTACTTAGTGGATTGCTGAATTCTACCAACCCTCCCCGGGTTTCTGTTGAGAGACCTGATGATGGTGACCATCCGGCTTTTAAGAATACCGCTGTCCCCGCCCCTCTGTCACTGCCTCCTAGATCACCCGGAGGTCTTTCATCAACACCCAGTCCTGTCACTTTGCCTCCGCAAGACTCTCCCACTTTGGGGCCAAATAGCGGTTTGAGCGGGATGGTACGAGCTCATCTACGAAGCGACAGCAATGCCTCTTCAATCTACGGAGTGCTGGCACAAGACGCGGAGCCGAGCAGCGTACAGAGCAACACGCAGAGCACTGTGCGGAGGAGCCCTGGTTTTGATAATAGTTTAAGCTCGGCAAAACAGACCGCCAACGTGCGACCTATGATGTCTCGCTCTCCTTCTCGCCCTAGGGTGCCAATTGATGAggcagaaagagaagatgatgaatttGCACGTCATCTTGCAGATGGGGCTCGCCGTGTTCGTGAGAAGCTAGGCTCTATGGCCATAGTTGAAGCTGAAATGGAAAGATCTTCCCCGAGTGCGAAACCATCTTTGGAGAATCTCAGAGACGTCAGTGCCCCGCGGACAAATGCATTGGGAATCTTGAAGTCAAAGTCTAGCCACACTTCACTCTTTGACCGTCAAGCTCGTGACCAGAGTCAACCGAGAGCCATGAAGGCTGTCATGTCTTCGGCCTCAAACGGAGCGTCGTCACCGTCTCGCCGAGGATCTACGGAGAATCCGGAAGATTCGCGCAGAGGTCGATCGACACAAGCCCGAGAACGGCCTGCGGAAGACGCTGCTGCAACCGACAAAGAAGACAGCATCCATGTCGGCCTGAAGGCCTTCCGTCAAGCACGCATGGAGCttcagaagatgaaggatcTCGAATCAATACAGCGACCCTCCGAACGACCTCCAATGGGTTCGCGCGTAGGGTCTTATGACATCGGCGGCCCACCACCAGCCATGTTTAATAGAAAGGCGCGTGATGAGTCTAGGCATGGCAGTGGTTCTCGCGCAGCGTCCCGAGCAGGCTCGCGAGCCCCTTcagagcgagagaggagcGGATCAGAAACGAGCAACACTGGCCCGCCACCCCTCCGACCAATGCGGCTACGCAATGGATCTAACGCATACGACGATCAGCATACGCCGGTCAGCCCACCTGGCAGTGCCAGAAGCGCCTCTGGCATGAGACATGGTCCTCCAAGTGCTCGACGTCCCTACGACGCTGGACAGCCCTCCCCGATGGGACAGCCCTCCCCGATGACCTCTCCGGTTAGCATGGGTACAAGATCTAGAACCGGCAGCTTGATGGGAGCAACAGCATCCACGCCTAACCTGCTATCCAATGCAGCTGCCCCTCCGCTGCCGCCAATCAACCCTCGACGCAAAAATCTTGGTCGAGCCAGCGAGGATGACATGTCAGCATCGCGGATTGCCGGAGGTTTCCCAACCCACGACGAGTCGGACGACGATACGCTGGCCCAGCGCCGTCAGAAACTCCGCAAGGCCACAAGCGAAGGCACTAGCTTGAGAGCTCGAAACAGCCCTCCCGGCAACGGTATGAGACCACCCATGCCTCAAGGAAACATGTCTGGTGGTAGATTTCTTCCAGGCGGCGTCATCTAAGGCCTTTCCCTCCCATGAGGGAAGAGAGCGCTACGGTTTTATTACTCCTTCTCTTGCCACTTCGGGGTCTCCTATTTAGCCTACCAAGGCAGACAAGTAAAAGACGACAAAAGGTACTTCCACCACTATATTGATTTGTAATACTACGACGGCTACTCGATGCCTAAGACGGCATGGGTCATTTCCAATTTGTTTTCTGATTTTTTTTGatattttgccttttcttcttcccctcagCTTACGCTCTATATTTACTTGATGTAGAGATGTTGATTTCTGagggttcttttttttttttcttttcacttcttttccttttattccTGATACttgtttatttctttatttctttatttgtAGAGAAGCGGTTTACTGTATTGGGCGGGACTtgaaatcatcatcatggcgtcGGTATTTGCTCTTACAAAACGAGACTACTAGTTAAGAGTGCACTGGCACATGGCAAACCACATTGGGAAAGGGAATACTACGGGTGGGGTACAGGAAGTGCAAGGCATGTGTGATGGGTGCGGAGAAAACTCAGTGCTACTTAGTTGATGTCTAGGTTGCTGATAGTTATTGTCTGCGTACGAAGCAGGCAAATTGAAGAAATGATACTAAAACATATTCCAAGGGCTGCTGCCTATTTCTCCTGTTTAGCCGTAATGCCTACTCTTTGCATTAGAAGACGTCTGTGTAAAGTTCGGAGTTATACTAAGACGTTGCTGCTTGTGCTATTACTCCGAATACTGGTGCTTATTAAGTTGTACATTTGAGTCGAAGCTCAGCATTCTTTCTAGAGATGGATCGGGGAAATACCCACGATGGCACGGGGCTCTCTTTGCATCGGGGCTGTGAATGCACGTTCCCCGAgctgaaggaagaaaaagaggcttgaGCTACGTTACTTCGGGTACGGGCTGTGTTTTAGTGTGAAGTTCGGGGAAGGTCTCTCGGTCTGTagcatctcctcttttttttttctcccccacGTAAGAGCTTGCATGACTGATTGACGACGATGTACACCGTcgacacttttttttcttttttgaacCATTCcatataaactatatctgcatatataaatacaataCGAATAGCGTTGACGTATTCTTTCAACAACCGCGTTTTCAGAGTTGCTTATTCTAAAGTgcgttttctctcttcacatGTTATATCCGTTCACACAAAATGCGGGGTTCAAGCGCTGAGACAGGCAGAAGCATGAGAAGCTGTACTGACAACCAGTAAAATAGACCTCGCAGCAATAGTTACCAATTGGAGTCATTCCTGAGCCATGGCGTTTATTCGGCCGTATAAGCCTTCTGACTTTGAGGGCATGTCTCACATTGTAAGTTCAAAAGCGTCTCATCTCGTCTTTgtttcatctcatctcagctTATGCTTCCTATGCCATCATACCGTtgcaccatcaccaccccAAATCTCGTCCCATCTTTGTCGTTAACCCCGTCTCTCATCCAGTGCCGTGAAACCCTCAACCCCGCCCTCTTACCGTCCATACCCGGCCGCCGACTGGCCCCGTACGTCTGGACTCACCAGTACACGCATCTCTCGCCCACAACCTGCTTCGTTGTTGACGACGGCACCGGCCGGCCAGTGGGTTACTGCATTGGATGCCCCGACATCTCCGCCTTTGTGGCCGCATACGATTCCTATACGACGCAAGTGCTTGATCCGTCGCCCGAGGTGACGCGCCCGGATGACCTGAACTTGAAGGAGCCGCTGTTCTTGCCGGACGGGAGCATCAACGAGGTGTTTCTGTCGCGGCTGGCGTATAATCCGCATCTTTTGCTGGTGGACGGCAATGCGGACTTGTTGGCGGAGTACAAGGCGACAATGCACATTGATTTGCTGGACGAGTATCAGGGCCAGGGATGGGGCAAGCAGCTCATCTCTCGGTTCGTTGACAGTATCAAGGATGTTCCGCAGCAGGATGGCAGCGTGAGCAAAGGTATCTGGATCGGCGTGGCGGGAGACAATGGTAAGGTGGTGCCGTTTTATGAGAAGCAGGGCTTCAAGATTAAGCAGAGACCTGTGCAGAGTAAGACGTATTTCATGGTCAAGGAGTTTTAGTTTGTGTAAGAAGGCTGGGAGAGATGGGGGTTTGTATAGAGCATTTAGAATGAATAATTTGATGCGTACTGTGATGTGAGATGAATTGTTTTgaatgaattttttttattgatgttttctcttttgtttgtaatgttttttctttaagctagtttattcTGTTCCCAGTAAaccgggaaaaaaaagcaacctAGTAACacaaatgaagaagaagggtgtAAGAAATAGAGAAATCTGCTCTCTTTGTAGGAGGAATGCGATCTCCACGACGAACTTTCCGTAGCCCAAAGATTCCCAGTAGCCCAAAGGAGAAGTGaagagggggagaaaaaaaaattggtttCGTAAAATAGGGTATCGCAAAGGAGCTCCGCTCCAGAAGAGAagtgaaaagagaaaaagagttGATCGTATATATCAAAGAAGCTCTTTGGTGGATATTTGACGCCTGCTGGCCTAGGATTTCATAATTTGTCGTGTTTGAAGTAGTGATGCTTTTCAAGCCGTGTTAGTCCAGCCCTTGCAATACCAAGGGCACATGTAAAGACAAACCTCGTCGAATGATGAATTTAGATTGCTGTACAGGCATTTAGCACATGGGGCAGTGGGAGCACTGCTTGTGGCCGCATCCAGTGCAAGTGGTGCTGATGACAATCATGCCACCGCATTGGCAACAGTACTCGTAGGCAGGCATGTTTTATTTAGATGATTTAACGTGGGAAGGATTCTATTTTCGAATTTCGATGATGAATTTACTTCTAGTGATAGAGTGGTTTAAGATGGAATGAAGTGAGtacgaaagaaaagagagaagacgaaggagaaggtggaagaggaagaggatgaaggctTATTATAGTTTCAGAACAGGACCAGTGTCTGAGAAAGGGTGGGATGAGAGAGACTAACAGGTGTGACATATGAAAACGGGaaccctctttttttttttttttaggctGGAACTTAATAAATCCAAGGTTACAACTACTATTAATACAAATACCTAAGCTTGGTCCTGCTAGGACGAGATCCTGTTCCGGCTTGGCCATGAGTAGACTATGTACCAAAGCCAGGGCAGGCAGCATTCTGGGATTCGCGGAACGGCTGGATATTTGCCAGGGCTGCATAGccgaagagagaggggggagtCAAGCATTCGCAGCTGTTCGGAGAGATGATTGGCAACAACGCCAGGCTAGAAggtgcttgtttttttgcaaCAGACAGCCCGAGACAGAAAACGAACTTATCGCCAGTTCTGATGACGC
It encodes:
- a CDS encoding uncharacterized protein (EggNog:ENOG41); this encodes MLPMPSYRCTITTPNLVPSLSLTPSLIQCRETLNPALLPSIPGRRLAPYVWTHQYTHLSPTTCFVVDDGTGRPVGYCIGCPDISAFVAAYDSYTTQVLDPSPEVTRPDDLNLKEPLFLPDGSINEVFLSRLAYNPHLLLVDGNADLLAEYKATMHIDLLDEYQGQGWGKQLISRFVDSIKDVPQQDGSVSKGIWIGVAGDNGKVVPFYEKQGFKIKQRPVQSKTYFMVKEF
- a CDS encoding uncharacterized protein (EggNog:ENOG41), which encodes MAFIRPYKPSDFEGMSHICRETLNPALLPSIPGRRLAPYVWTHQYTHLSPTTCFVVDDGTGRPVGYCIGCPDISAFVAAYDSYTTQVLDPSPEVTRPDDLNLKEPLFLPDGSINEVFLSRLAYNPHLLLVDGNADLLAEYKATMHIDLLDEYQGQGWGKQLISRFVDSIKDVPQQDGSVSKGIWIGVAGDNGKVVPFYEKQGFKIKQRPVQSKTYFMVKEF
- a CDS encoding uncharacterized protein (EggNog:ENOG41) produces the protein MESESAGPFRMFSKKKGQVEENKLELDLSTALPSTNDFRTSLLMTGLSARFSMLREQDDPTTKVGKASDDSVLFPKGMSKMTDFGLGGLQDIAEVESIRTPSISRLDGFSLDDTGSINGSVMNRAKPVDGNNLFGGRQKVYRLPANSSGAGKDGNMSSRTIYDDDVGMSAFQKWRLAEKERQAAEGGEPDSTADFEPQSELQLESLQDIQQESEQESQLESQSEIQSDASRRRETSSTISSVAARLSAATSVTSQGASSVKDSQLTPSNSFSSAERSVLRTRRLYEQGLNRELHEQQSSAMSRMDNLSKGRPFGPVTPDVASPLAGAFGDRILERRPNLLAKASAPNLRSFSPSFTGSASPSPAEPSSRFPSAASPKPNFGVPPISPPISETEDHPLLSIQPNDRGKATAMGVFDRPAERYDESTYAQRQLQLQQGRETPVKDHRSMESSVSAASDDKPQASSVPKQSLENTESAGAKNVSEEPPSFFDDSDDSSVLSGLLNSTNPPRVSVERPDDGDHPAFKNTAVPAPLSLPPRSPGGLSSTPSPVTLPPQDSPTLGPNSGLSGMVRAHLRSDSNASSIYGVLAQDAEPSSVQSNTQSTVRRSPGFDNSLSSAKQTANVRPMMSRSPSRPRVPIDEAEREDDEFARHLADGARRVREKLGSMAIVEAEMERSSPSAKPSLENLRDVSAPRTNALGILKSKSSHTSLFDRQARDQSQPRAMKAVMSSASNGASSPSRRGSTENPEDSRRGRSTQARERPAEDAAATDKEDSIHVGLKAFRQARMELQKMKDLESIQRPSERPPMGSRVGSYDIGGPPPAMFNRKARDESRHGSGSRAASRAGSRAPSERERSGSETSNTGPPPLRPMRLRNGSNAYDDQHTPVSPPGSARSASGMRHGPPSARRPYDAGQPSPMGQPSPMTSPVSMGTRSRTGSLMGATASTPNLLSNAAAPPLPPINPRRKNLGRASEDDMSASRIAGGFPTHDESDDDTLAQRRQKLRKATSEGTSLRARNSPPGNGMRPPMPQGNMSGGRFLPGGVI